One region of Labrus mixtus chromosome 1, fLabMix1.1, whole genome shotgun sequence genomic DNA includes:
- the uacab gene encoding uveal autoantigen with coiled-coil domains and ankyrin repeats protein, with amino-acid sequence MATFSVARCKDQLHSPKMSRWLKCASMHFNTDWNKYDDRLMKAVERSEVDKVAAVLSKKGIIPTKLDVEGRSAFHLAATRGHLECLNLILGHNVDITGTDATGKNALHLACRNGHSLCVQKLLQHNCPVGNVDLQGRTALHDAVMAGCSSSVKLLCDSGASVNASDFDGRTPLVLATQMCHPRICQLLLERGADITTRDKQNKTALILGCEFGCKDAVEVLLKNGIDVKAVDGLGHDAFHYARLSKNQELAAIVKSYLDKVSRDKEAAKMEQWKRQHSVERSEAAEACRRDQIIHDLERQNETMQESLRKYHQEQRVLLDKVNMLQQQLTQEKITVEDTQKEREQLKVLLSAKEREEGARGLETVKVQLRSTLGDYSGQSVIKGKENSFIKQAHSLDSDQAPQKAAMMRSMSRPPERSPTAVAWDLSGELDTLRHELEAVKRRQQAADEETARLQSALSRKTRECHELVQSRDAIQKQADQQVQELEDALGDVQKRMLDSECKVKQLQAHVVAVKEHLGGQSTEELRAQLQDIKAKYEGASAEVGRVRNRLKQSEKALEEYKSSESQLAAEAERLNQDLGALTAERDELGETLLEMEDQLKEAQTKHGNTVPAEKFDNMKNLLTNAVDEKERQIAELREDYDRVLEEVAELHQKLDGPSSHGGSGAMSEEQQRILGALEEQNATLKRKLVDLTAKSQTLIQEVEESEEERDILREQLDEFNSRIGLDLIPIKDHDEARRNMVTALEDLEDKLVEASERYGKAEAQVQQLQAERTSLQENISSLKIASEEKQTETDDLRSQNADLMKKLEILQKKCDDRDKECVQLSTQSQTLKESLEGEYVPRQQHEQVKMEFSSTLESVKAEMLKLETKGRESGEELKNVKERNDMLKEEWEKVQLEMKTDYISVKDHKCVLDKLNAAVVEAENRANEASGMHVSAREENIRLTQELEAQKIELDTIQEAIQSKFIPLTAAEEKENSYSTQVKELTVKLLEIEEKYNKERSAGESIKQEKEKLKVEMESVQQRLDTAIVTSEKHKDVEGEFKGKSEELTKKLVDLELEYKELTRQKADLQEQNAHCNTQIQNLQERLKSELTRIATYDTELKALNDAMQQAQADCKKAREAQQEEAQRVCALQKELQERRGDQAALLLEHAKANDALEAEVAKLRLALREEEENNAQRAEDVSALQSELLQATQALEEIHYPEDQMNELKKEKRQLEEEAANLSNKLLSLAEACEEAQRGATRAKEGETRARTEMEAVQEKRHAIEREIRELKERYDESLSTICDLQKRIQTSAQQTESKDKKITELLTDVERLKQALNGLSQLAYTSNVPNKRQTQHMDTLQAQIKSLQQQLADAERQHREVVSIYRTHLLSAAQGHMDEDVQAALLQIIRMRQEFVC; translated from the exons ATGGCAACCTTTTCAGTAGCACGGTGCAAGGACCAGCTGCACTCACCCAAGATGAGCCGCTGGCTGAAATGCGCCTCCATGCACTTT AACACAGACTGGAACAAGTATGACGACCGGCTGATGAAGGCGGTGGAACGTAGTGAGGTGGACAAGGTTGCTGCTGTTCTTAGCAAAAAGGGCATCATCCCCACCAAGCTCGACGTAGAAGGACGTTCTGC CTTTCATTTGGCTGCAACACGAGGACACCTGGAATGTCTCAATCTCATCCTGGGACACAATGTTGACATCACTGGGACTGACGCCACTG GTAAAAATGCTCTCCATCTGGCTTGCAGAAATGGACATTCGCTTTGTGTGCAGAAACTCTTGCAG CACAACTGTCCAGTTGGGAATGTGGACCTACAAGGAAGAACCGCTCTACATGATGCTG TCATGGCCGGCTGCTCCTCCAGCGTGAAACTTCTCTGTGACAGCGGAGCGTCTGTGAATGCCAGTGATTTT gaCGGGAGGACACCTCTGGTTCTTGCAACCCAGATGTGTCATCCACGCATCtgtcagctgctgctggagcgAGGGGCTGACATCACCACGAgggacaaacaaaacaa AACGGCGCTGATCCTGGGCTGTGAGTTTGGCTGTAAGGATGCGGTTGAGGTGTTGCTGAAGAACGGCATTGACGTGAAGGCAGTTGACGGTTTGGGCCACGATGCATTTCACTACGCTCGCCTCAGCAAGAACCAGGAGCTTGCTGCGATAGTCAAAAGTTATCTCGACAAAGTTTCAAGAG ATAAAGAAGCTGCAAAGATGGAACAGTGGAAGCGACAG CATTCAGTGGAGAGATCAGAGGCTGCTGAGGCTTGTAGAAGGGATCAGATCATACAT gatTTAGAGAGGCAGAACGAGACCATGCAGGAGAGTCTCAGAAAGTACCACCAGGAGCAGAGAGTCCTGTTAGATAAGGTCAACATGCTGCAACAACAGctcacacag GAGAAGATTACTGTGGAAGACACTCAAAAAGAG AGGGAGCAGTTGAAAGTGTTACTCAGTgccaaagaaagagaggaaggggCTCGAGGCTTGGAGACTGTCAAAGTCCAGCTCCGGAGCACTTTG GGGGATTACTCCGGGCAGTCTGTTATCAAAG GTAAAGAGAACTCTTTCATCAAACAAGCTCACAGCCTGGATTCTGATCAG gCACCTCAGAAAGCTGCAATGATGCGTTCCATGTCCCGACCTCCAGAGAGGAGTCCCACTGCTGTGGCCTGGGACCTCTCTGGTGAACTGGACACACTCCGACATGAGCTCGAGGCCGTTAAGAGAAGACAACAGGCAGCAGATGAAGAGACGGCACGGCTTCAATCTGCCTTGAGCCGTAAAACCCGAGAATGCCATGAGCTGGTCCAGAGCCGAGACGCCATCCAGAAGCAGGCAGACCAGCAGGTGCAAGAGCTCGAGGACGCCTTGGGGGATGTCCAGAAGAGGATGCTGGATTCTGAGTGTAAAGTCAAGCAGCTCCAAGCCCATGTGGTCGCCGTTAAGGAACATTTGGGAGGCCAGTCGACTGAGGAACTGCGTGCCCAGCTGCAAGATATCAAAGCCAAGTATGAAGGTGCTTCAGCAGAAGTGGGCCGCGTTCGTAACCGCCTCAAACAGAGTGAGAAGGCCTTAGAAGAGTACAAGAGCAGCGAGAGCCAGCTAGCAGCCGAGGCAGAGAGGCTGAACCAAGACCTGGGAGCTCTGACTGCAGAAAGAGATGAACTAGGCGAAACCCTTTTAGAAATGGAAGACCAGCTGAAGGAGGCCCAGACTAAACATGGCAACACAGTTCCTGCTGAGAAGTTTGACAACATGAAAAACCTGCTGACCAACGCAGTCGATGAAAAAGAACGGCAGATCGCTGAGCTGAGGGAAGACTATGATCGCGTGCTGGAGGAGGTGGCTGAGCTCCATCAAAAGCTGGATGGTCCATCATCACACGGGGGATCAGGGGCGATGtctgaggagcagcagaggataCTGGGAGCTCTGGAAGAGCAAAATGcaacactgaaaagaaaactgGTGGATTTGACTGCAAAAAGTCAGACTCTGAttcaggaggtggaggagagtgaagaggaaagAGATATCTTGCGAGAGCAGCTGGATGAGTTTAACAGCAGGATCGGGCTCGACCTTATACCCATTAAAGATCACGATGAAGCTCGGAGGAACATGGTGACGGCTTTGGAGGACCTGGAGGACAAACTGGTGGAGGCCAGTGAACGCTACGGAAAAGCAGAGGCACAAGTCCAGCAGCTTCAGGCAGAGAGGACCTCGCTGCAGGAGAATATCAGCAGCCTCAAAATTGCTAGTGAAGAGAAGCAGACCGAGACGGATGATCTGAGATCTCAAAATGCAGACCTGATGAAGAAACTTGAAATTTTGCAGAAGAAATGTGACGATAGAGATAAAGAATGTGTACAGCTGAGCACACAGAGCCAGACTCTGAAAGAGAGCTTGGAGGGCGAGTATGTTCCCAGACAGCAGCATGAGCAGGTGAAGATGGAGTTTAGCTCCACCTTAGAGAGTGTTAAAGCTGAGATGTTGAAGTTGGAGACCAAGGGAAGAGAAAGTGGTGAAGAACTGAAgaatgtgaaagaaagaaacGATATGTTGAAAGAAGAGTGGGAAAAAGTCCAGTTGGAGATGAAAAcagactatataagtgttaaggACCACAAATGTGTCCTAGATAAGTTGAATGCTGCTGTGGTGGAGGCAGAGAATAGAGCAAATGAAGCGTCTGGGATGCATGTGTCGGCTCGGGAGGAAAACATCAGACTTACCCAAGAGTTGGAGGCTCAGAAAATAGAACTTGATACCATACAGGAAGCTATTCAGTCTAAGTTTATCCCACTGACAGCAGCCGAGGAGAAAGAAAACTCCTACAGCACCCAGGTGAAGGAGTTGACAGTAAAGCTGTTGGAAATAGAAGAGAAATATAACAAAGAAAGGTCTGCTGGAGAGAGCATCAAACAGGAGAAAGAGAAACTAAAAGTTGAGATGGAATCTGTTCAACAGAGACTGGACACTGCGATAGTCACCAGTGAGAAGCACAAAGACGTGGAGGGAGAGTTCAAGGGTAAATCTGAAGAATTGACCAAGAAGTTGGTCGACTTAGAGCTGGAGTACAAGGAACTAACACGGCAGAAAGCTGATCTTCAGGAGCAGAATGCCCACTGCAACACACAGATCCAGAACCTCCAGGAGCGTCTGAAATCAGAGTTGACCCGGATTGCAACATATGACACGGAGCTTAAAGCCCTCAACGATGCCATGCAGCAAGCCCAGGCTGACTGCAAGAAAGCGAGAGAGGCTCAGCAGGAGGAGGCACAGAGGGTTTGTGCCTTACAGAAAGAGCTGCAAGAACGCCGCGGGGATCAGGCTGCTCTGCTGCTAGAACACGCAAAAGCCAATGACGCCCTGGAGGCTGAGGTTGCTAAGCTTCGGCTTGCTCTtcgagaagaggaggagaacaacGCCCAGAGAGCCGAAGACGTATCTGCTCTGCAATCTGAGCTCCTTCAAGCCACACAGGCTCTCGAGGAGATTCACTACCCTGAAGACCAAATGAACGAGCTTAAGAAGGAGAAGcggcagctggaggaggaggctgcCAACCTGAGCAACAAGCTGCTGAGCTTAGCGGAGGCGTGTGAGGAAGCCCAACGGGGAGCCACGCGAGCAAAAGAGGGTGAGACCAGAGCCAGGACGGAGATGGAGGCCGTCCAGGAGAAGAGACACGCCATtgagagagaaatcagagagcTTAAAGAGAGATATGATGAGTCTCTCAGCACCATCTGTGACCTCCAGAAGAGaattcagacatcagctcagcAGACTGAATCTAAAGACAAGAAG ATCACGGAGCTGCTGACAGATGTTGAGCGATTGAAGCAGGCACTGAATGGTCTGTCACAGCTGGCCTACACAAGCAACGTGCCCAACAAGAGACAGACGCAGCACATGGACACACTCCAAGCCCAGATCAAGAGCCTACAGCAACAGCTGGCT GATGCTGAGAGGCAACACAGGGAGGTGGTTTCAATTTATCGAACTCATCTTCTGAGTGCTGCACAG GGTCATATGGACGAGGATGTCCAGGCCGCCTTACTGCAGATCATCCGCATGAGACAGGAGTTTGTCTGTTAA